TGATGTCTGAGCTCTTGCAATCCCAGCAGTGTAACTATGAACCaccaagagaaaataaagcagcaattGGCAGGTGTGCAGGGGTATCTGAGAATTAATATTATAAAAAGGGCTTGTACTGTACTcgtaaaaataaacttttaggaGGACTCTTTTGTGGAGAAACCACATCCAAgcttttacagtaatttttctttcaaatcttttaCGTTGGTTATCTTAAAGTAATGACTGATTATCAATTTCCTGGgtttcagaagacaaaaacaaTCTGCAGAATTAATGCCACATCTTATTACTCCTGCCTGATGGAATTACATTCCTTGTTTGCGATCCTAAAGGCCCTTTGAGATATCGTCCGTTAGAGCAGTGTCTCATGAAGACTATGTCATAATCCCTTACCTCTTGAACAGTTATGCTATATAGTAGAATGTGCCTTACATAATACCTGCATTTCATTTAAGGTGTCAGGttgcctttttaaatattttttttactactttataTGTAGTTACTaagaataaaaactttttttttttttaattaagagcagTGTTGTGCTTAAGTTGGTAATGAATTTTGAAAAGTGGTAAAAGCATTAAGGAATATAAGGCTGGTGGAAAACTATTGTGATTTAGGCTCATGGCTACCCATGTGTCATTGGAAAATGGGACCTGACTGCACATACTACACAGactgattttcatgtttttaaccTTTTATAAACTTATTTAGGACAGGAAGATAATTTGGCAGTTCTTTAAATACTACCTAGACACAAAACAGTTCTTAAACTGGACAGGTTAcattccattgatttcaatttAGTGTCCACTTAAAGTGACAGGAGACGAAGTCTGCACCTGAGGCCCTGCAgtgaagcaattaaaataaatccctttGTAACCAAAGGGCAATGAAATATGTTCAGTAACAACATATGTCATAAACCCTAACTCTAGTTAACTGTTAGACTTCTCACAGGTGACTTAAATATGTGCCAGTGAtacaaaattgatttttcttcacaaagtttcatacatttgttttgcaaaatgcagTGAATTAACCTAAATTATTAACAGTTATCTTCCTTTGATACGTCCTTGTTTTAAACAGAAGccaaatcattatttttagtatatttGTGAACTACAGTGACACAAAACAGGAGTAAGGAACCATTTATTCAATTAAATCACCATGACAGGAAGACAAATGTAGACACTTGGTTACCTTCTGTGCAGTGATAAATAGAAAGTCATCGCTTTGATTTTGGCTTTTGGCATGAAACAAAGGATTTAAGGTCTGTAGGACTTACTGAGCAGATACTTTAGCCAGTGTCCCTAACCATCACATCCCTGCTGTACCTGGATGAATCTGGAAGTAGTGCTAGAGGCTTATGACATATGAAACTATGACATAGCTTCTGTTGCCTTGGGTACAAAACCTTGTCTCATTTATACAAAGTGGAAAATGTTAGAAGACATTTGAGGAGATAAACCTTAGTAGGACAAAGCTTCTgtaaagtcagtggaaagattttTCATGAAGATTAAACCCAAGTGTCAGCATTTTGTGCACAGTAAACAAAAGATGGGGAGGATATTCAAGCCTGAAATATTCAATATCCACATTCTAATTAGTCATATTTGAAATAGATTGTGTTGACTACAGCCaacattatattttgttttaagggTGCCTCATCTTAAGCTCCTACTACATAATTTAGGTGGGCTGAGAGATACTCAGAAGAACTGAGCATACAGCAATTCTGTTACTTTAGTGAAGTCCCTAAGGTGCTCAGAAACTTTGAAAATCAGATGTGGATTGAATATCCTAACTAGTTGCACacacttttttattgttgtttcttgCTTATTTACTCCTAGCCTTTCTGTGGGAAAGTTAATTTGTTCCCACAACATGGTTACTGGCATGTATATAGCAAAATGTGAATGCACAAATTCTCCTTAATCCACTCATATTTCTGATCTGTTTGCAATGTGCGAACAGATGCATATAAACATTTTTGCATGTGGTATTACTACCATGCACATAATTGGTTGTCATATTTTAGACCTGACTTGAAAACTGGCCTGTGGGAGGTCCTTTTGCTCATCTCCCTATAATCTACAgcatatttttaatctctttatttCAAAGAGCATTTTTTGTAGTTCAGTAGACATTTAAATAATTATGTCTTGGTAGGATCCCACACCGACAATACACACTTACTTTTGATTCTGTTGTGATCAAGGTGAAGGTGCTCAAGATGAGCATTGATCGGTGGAATTTTAGTGAGCTGGTTGTGAGACAACTGTAGGTCTAGAATAGATGAAACATTAAACCCATTTGTGGGGATACCGTCATCAGATAATTTATTGTAGTTCAGCCTAAGGAAAGTCACTTTGGGTATTGCACTGAAGTAGTTTTCTGGTATCACTTCAATGGAGTTGTTGTCCAAAAACAGCTGCAGTGTGTTAGCTGGAATGCTTAAAggcattttcttcagtgaatttttTGCTATGTTGAGTTGCATAAGATTGTTGAGTCCTTGGAAGGTGTCACTTTGAAGAGCGCTGTCCAACAAACTGTTCTGGTGCAGATCTAACATAGTAAGGTTTTCCAAGTTGCTGAAGACTCCTTCTGGGATTCTGGAGATTTTGTTTCTAGCCAGTCTGAGCTGTTCCAGGCCCCCTGGTAGTGGGGCAGGCACCTCTTCCAATTCATTATCTTCAAGGAATAAATAAAGCAGCCTTTTCAGCTTGCTCAGCACACCACTCTCAATTCCATTGTTGGTGATCTTATTCTTGTTCAGATTTATCCACCTCAGATGAGTGGCATTCACAAAAGGCTTCTCCGAAACTGTTTCTATTAGATTGTTTTGAAGATAGAGGTACCAAATTCTTGCTGGGATTGCAGGTATTTCTTTAAGTCCTTTGTTATCACAGTACAATGCATTGGGGAAACTAGGAGGACAAAAGCACTCTCGTGGACACTCAAAAGTGTAGTGAGACCAATGTTCAGGATCCATCTCATCATAAACTTGTCTCACAGTTCGAGTCCACACAGAATTGACCAAGAATAAGAGCAAAAGGCTTCTATAGACTTTTAGAGTCATTGTTTACCTTGGAAGGGGAGAAAAACCATTAGCTGTCTCTCAACAGAACTCTCTAACAGCATAGTAGATTAGCAAAGCAGTATTACATAGAAAATAGTATTTCATTTATAAACAGCCAAATTCTGTCCTCTGTGGTATTACCTATGGCATGTTAAGGAAAAACTGAACAGCAATATAACAGGTATAAACAATTCAGTCCTGTATGTTGAAGAACATTTTCCTGATTCAACTTAGACTCCACATTGGCTACCAGTTTAACTGATGTTCATGCAAGTGTCATTTCAAAGAACCTGAAAACATGGATCATTTTTCTGACATTAAATCAGTGCTTCTTATAAATTTGTCTAAGTTTTTCCATCTTCAGTAAAGCTATCAATACTATGATATAAATACTATTGTACACAGTGTTCCTCCTTCTAAAATTAATCATACCgtcttttctggttttcctctctcttaAATTATAGTGGCATCTGGATCAGATTTTCCAGGGTCTTTTCTCATCACAGAAAAGTGAAAGATCAAAGAGTGTTTTAACAGCTGTTTGTTGGGCACGTTCTTAAAAAGCTTGGAGGGAATATGTTTGAGTAATCCATTCCCCTCCCTCATTCAATCTCTCATATCCAAAGTTATGAATTTCCTTCTCTAAAGCAAACAGCCAAAACAAATGCCTGACTTAAATGACACAAAAAGTAAGTCAAGTCCTAACCAAATTATATCATATACACTCATGCATCTTGTATCTATTTTACCTACTTATTTGCTTTGTTTAGCCTCTTTCACCATTAAACGATGAACAAAATGATCAATGATAATTTACTCCAAAAGGAGTAGCACAAAAACAATGCTTCACAAACTCTGTTATCTTGCTTGCTTTCTGATGAAGATTAGCAAGTATTTTGCAATGCAGAGGCAAGAGACTGATAGCTGAAATTTCTGGTCAAAATTAGGAGGTTAGTTTTgtcaaaaatagtatttaaataaaaagtaaattctcTTGTAGGGTTAATGCACCAGTAAGGTTAAGAGCTCAGTTAGGTTGCTGCATATGATATGTAGTCATTTAATAGTTTTCAACATTGTTATTAACAGTAACAAGTGCAGTATCTTACAGATCTTCCAGCCTCAGAAACTGCTATCTGGAAGCATTccaaaaaaggacaaataaaacatttctaaagaaTAACATCTCTAATTCACATGGTGAAATGGCACCTTCTTATTGTGTAAATATTCACAAccttaataacatttttaaaaagaaatataaagtaaTTTACCTTGTTAGTCAAGTTCCTGGAGCTATCTGAAGCCAGTTAGAAATCACTGTAAATTCACAGCCTTTGGCTGCTAACCACTGTGTTTGCTTCCTGTCCTCCTAAGAATTAATAGCACATAAAACTTGAAGAACATGCTAGTATCCCCAGATGTATTACCATACACACCTTATTAGCTATTGTTTCTAATTTGACATTGCTTCAGAGTTTGGGCTTACCTCAGCTTTCTTGGATCTTCTTCTCTTTCTATTGGTCACTGTTGTTAGACTGTAATAGCTTGACTCAGGCTACAAGCCGTGTTCTATGAATACAGCCTAATATATACGCATCAGTGGCTACAGCTTTTAACCCCTAAAATAACTAAGGCACCTCAGCACCTAGGCAGGAAAAGACAGGAAATCCTGACTTTAATATCaagcagccacagagctgaaggcatttgatttttacattttatcaGATGAGAGGAACTGGTCTAGATGAAACAGGTAACACAAAATGTACCTTTATTCATAATTTTTGTCAGAAGATACTTTACACGCAAAGCTCACTTACATCATAATTCATTCTCATAATACCTGAACTGAccacaaagaattaaaaacagtGCCATCTGTTTCTAcggaaacattttatttgatttttattaaatacagatGCTGCCATGCCATTTAAAGACATAATTCTTGATTAGGAGAATAAGATAACAAAAGCATTTGCTaagaattttttaataacatattttaatttctttaaagattaaaccataccttttcctttttgttcagaGAGATAGTTACATATATGTCTGCAAAGTTATCATACTCTCCAGTGCCTACTGCAGTGAGGTCTGTTTTTAATTATCAAGGCACCAATTAGTTATCTTGTTTTATCATTGATCTAAAGTAAACTCTTTCCAGCCAATTTGCTATCCAAGGCATAGACACATATTTCTCACATTAAGTATTtgggaagatttttgttttcttttttaatccaaacttAAAGTAACAATTTAATATCAGGAAAACTAGCCACGTTCAAAGCCAGAACAATGGCATaagtattttaaggaaaaagctaatgaaaatactgaaaacataaaatatatcCTGGTACCTTTTATGAGTTTATAGTagttttaaaacttatttatatcattattttaattcagtttcatctaatttattttaacaataaaaccTCTAACAACTTATTTCATAATGTTAAATACTTTGCTTCCTAAACTAAGATTGTCTCAAAAGAAGTTTAGAAGTAGAGTAGACAAAAAGATAAGtaatcaaaaaaaggaaagcaaccCTTAAGTACATGGGcagcttccactgacttcagcaaggctaaTGTTAAAACgtcataacatttttttcataagtaAATGTTTGTACTACCTTgttttttgtttaggaaaaaatacatcCTCACTACCAGTAATTTTTACATGGcttaagtatgtgcttaaaaGTAAAATAAGTGCTTAAGTCTTTCACTCTGCCAGAACTCCAGACTCTTCAACATCTCTTGGAGATTATTAGGGCTTTCTTATAAGCCAGGTATAAAATTGATTCCTTCATGCATACTACCCTGAATATTTCAAAAGTTTAAATTAGATGAAATTAATTTACATctatacttaaaaataaaggtTCTAGCTTTAAGCGGATGTACTAATTATAAGCACAAAAATTAGATATAATGTATTAACCTTTTCATTATGAGTGTCACTTTAAACTCCTAAGCCTTAAAACATTCCCTTTGACCTCCCGCAACAGATGTGGTACCACACATTAATGACAAGTAGGCTTGTCAGCTGGAGTCCACGGAagagaggtggggagaggcaAAGGCACCACTGTATGAAGGTTAAAATAGTTGTGTGTTCAGTTGTGAGTGATTTAAGGAGGCTTCACCATGAAAAGTGCATCTACGATTCTCGCAAAAGCCAGGCAGTGCAATGTAAAACTGGTTTGCATTTGTGCTAAATCTTGAGAGAGTGTGTAGAGAGGATATGGAGGCACTGAGGTCTGTTTACCATTAAAGAACGAGCCTAGACCTTCATGAATTTTATACAGAAGGGTTTAAAGTGAGTCCTAGTGGCAGATGTCTGTTGTGACACACTTAAATGCAAGTTGCCAGATGTTGCacatttaacaaaaaatgaaagatCTATTTATCTTACGCTTCATGGGGGTCTGAATTTACCCTTTAACCTGCTAATCGTGTACAGATGTTCATGATATTATCACTGAGGTCACTGGCAGAGGGACTTGCTGGTTACCTTGTGACAGGCAGTGACTATTTGTGTGAACCACTCTTCAGCAGGGGAGAGGCCCGTCACAGTCTGCCCTTTGTGGAGGATTTGGAGGCCATGTATTTGATCCTTATCAAACACATACACTGCTGTCCCATTCAGAGAAGCAGTTCTTCActaggagaagaaaacaggaaaaacatttgcTAAGACTTTCTCAATAACgtgaattttcctttcttctgatgcaaacaaagagcagaaaaaatgacaagaaatgtcCTCAAAATCAGGAAGAAAGGGTGTGATGACTGTAATATGCGTTCTCACGTGCActcaaaaattttggaaagaTATCTGCAGGAACAAGCGATTACTTGGGTGCCCAAGTAGACTTTGCAAAAAGGCCTGCTTTCCACGAAACCTTCAAGATTACACACATATTCTCCATCATACATTTGTTTCATTCAGTCCTTCATCATCTggtgttattatttattatttaatggGTGCAATATATGGTGATAAAGTTTTATAGACTAATAAAAGACCACagccaagattttaaaaaatgacaaatggtTTGGGAGGCTTTTTGTTTTGAGTATCCAACCTGAGACACTTTCCATGTCTTATTTTCATGCCTAATTTTCAGTAAGAGGGGGCTAAAAATTTTGTGTTAATGAGGTCACTTTTAACTTGTGAAGCTGAGCAATCAAAGGCAAATATCGGGGAAACACAAACTGCTCCCGAGATCATGAACAATCTCACAAAAAGTAAAGTATGCAAGGTAGTTTCATGACAATAAAAGGAAGTagaaaaattattacagtaaaaataCTGTGAATGCCCACTCTGTGAATTTTGGAGACCTTTTAAAAGATACTGTTGGGAGTATTCTAGTTTGAGGAAGATGTCTCAAGCTATTACAGGATTTTTGCTCCATATGTCTCCTGGCAATCTACGTTGTTAGTCCATGTAATAAGagaatctgtattaaaaaaaatcaaaaagtgaGGAAACCAACAACCGCAGAGGGTGGTAACATCTCCTTGAGCAGAGTGATGTACCTGCTTGAGACTAGAACAGCCCACAAGCTTCAGAAAGACTAGAAGGGCTAAAAAGATAGACTAGAAAGACCCATTGGGAGGAGATATGGACAACTGGGAGTGCTGTAAGAGGTGTTGTTCTGTTTCAGCATCGAAGTTGCTGATGGtgaaaaaatgcattgctttcttTCAGTAATGGCTGCCATATGTCTCAGATTTAATACGAAGCAAGGTCTGTTAAACATCAAGCATGTGTATAGTTCATCACCAGCAGACCCAGGAGTATACTGCAAGCAGAGTTAATTCACCAGCCCTGTGGATTTCTCCATTTAGCAAAGGCTGAAAGCCAGTTTGCCTAATTTGGGTACTACTTTACTAAAATGCTAGATGTCTTGCTCCAAAGGACAATCAGTTTATCTGAAACATGCTCTTAAATTTCCTTCATGATGACTAGAGAAAAGGTGATGCTTCAAAACCTGAAGAAGAGAGTAAGTCCAGTTTATGTACCTTTCACCGTATACTGTACTGGTAGCTCCAGACAGCCATGCAGACCACTTAAGgcagatttttacatttatttggcGTTCCGTCTGCCTCTTTCGCTTCTGAAGATTGGCATATAGTggtgatttctctctcttttttgcatTGCTGCTTGAAATAGGGAGTAGGAAGCTCTGAGCTTTACTCggagtcagaaagaaaaaacttctATTTCCAAACAGTTCCCTGATCACCAGACAGAGATATACCCCAATTAATAATATCTgctactgcttttaaaaaggagCCACAAAAGGTCGGCAAGACCAAAGAGTCTAGAATAAAGCAGGTGAGTGAGCCCTTCAGGCTAGCCCAAGGAACACTGCAGACAGATCAAAGGGGCCAGCACAGACGTTCCAGACCCTGCTCCTATGGACACATTTTACTCTACATCGTTCctggtgaaaaaaaccaaaaccaaaacagacttaGAAGCAGGAACTCTGCACCTCTCCTAGAAGCCTAGAATTGCCTGCCTAGACCTCTCAGTGGGAGAAACTGCATCTCTTATTTAAATAGGTATTTCTGTGCATATGCAGGCAGCTAAAGTATAGGGAGTTTACCTGGGGAACTTTCAGGTTAGATTAGGAGACACTGTTTAAAGGAACCCTGGAAAATAGTTGGGCTGGCTTAATTTGTGAAATGTATATGTCACCTGACCCCTTGTTTATATAGGATTTAGGAAGATGAGATCCTATTCTAAAAGTCCAGAAACAAAATTCTAGCAGTTTACTTTCTGCACACCTTTACTCCCTTGTAAAAACTACAGTGAGAACTGAGTAGCTCAGCTTAAAGAGATCCTTGCAGAGCAACACATTTCAGAACAGAATAACTGTGGAAAAGGCTCAGCTTTTATGGGAAATATAGTGCTCTCCTGAATATGCTTCATTAAGGAATTTTTTggctttctgttccctttctctctctaTTTTGAGCTCTTTACCACAGTGACACCACAAAGGTTCCATAACACAGTGCCAAGATATAGATTTTATCTTGGCTAGCTAGGTTTAGTTTACCTACGATGTAAATGTGGCTGTCGATCTCTTACCTTAATTTGTTTTCAAGCTTTCAACAATTTCAACACTGAAACAGATCTATCCTATCCATggacctgatttttaaaatgctagatGTAGAACCATATAtgctaaatgtattttaaattaaatacctaACATGCATTTGTCAATTACACACATACATTGAGTTCTTGGGCCTGCATGCAACTATTTAGATGATTAATATTTTCCAGGCAACTAATgataaattaaaacatattttagtgaTCCGATGCCCATTCTGTAGATCTGCACTTTTGAAAAGTAAACCATCATGGACTAAATATTCTAAGATAGCATAAAGATAGTGAAAACAGGCTGTGAGGTGTTAGTGTTACTTGTGTTGTcatattttgttctgttgttAAAGAAGTCCAAAAATACTTGAATTCATCTTTATTTTAGATTCTCACAATAGGATGATGAATTCTGAGAAGCTTAAACTTATAGAAGAATTTGTCCTCTAAAATAAATGACAAGGGTTTCATAAAAGAGTACTCCCacaacttaatgaaaaataaaaaattagtccCTGTATAATAAAGCTCTGCTATAGTGATTCTGCCAGATGAGAAATTCAAGGTTCAggtgcttttttattatttaaaaagaaaagccaaatggCATAAGCTATATGAAAACCCAgcccttattttattttccattaattgtagtatttttgtctaatttttaATGCAGATACTCTTGAGAAATACTGAAATTGAACATTAGaatatgtgattttctttttcttaaactgtcATGTTGGTTATAATTTTTGAGAGCTGACATTTCCCAAAGCACCCAAGTTTTCT
The genomic region above belongs to Mycteria americana isolate JAX WOST 10 ecotype Jacksonville Zoo and Gardens chromosome 1, USCA_MyAme_1.0, whole genome shotgun sequence and contains:
- the KERA gene encoding keratocan, which gives rise to MTLKVYRSLLLLFLVNSVWTRTVRQVYDEMDPEHWSHYTFECPRECFCPPSFPNALYCDNKGLKEIPAIPARIWYLYLQNNLIETVSEKPFVNATHLRWINLNKNKITNNGIESGVLSKLKRLLYLFLEDNELEEVPAPLPGGLEQLRLARNKISRIPEGVFSNLENLTMLDLHQNSLLDSALQSDTFQGLNNLMQLNIAKNSLKKMPLSIPANTLQLFLDNNSIEVIPENYFSAIPKVTFLRLNYNKLSDDGIPTNGFNVSSILDLQLSHNQLTKIPPINAHLEHLHLDHNRIKSVNGTQICPVSIAVAEDYGFYGNIPRLRYLRLDGNEIQPPIPLDIMICFRLLQAVVI